AGCCAATGGCTGCCTGAATCAGGCGTAAGGCAGGAACACAGAAAACGTCGTTCCATGATTCGCTCCCGTGGAGCTCTTCATGCAAATAGTTCCGTGATGCTTCTCAATCACTCCTTGTGACACCCAAAGACCCACACCTGTTCCTCTTTCACCTTTGGTTGTGAAGAAGGGCTCGAAGATGTGAGGCCGTGTAGCGGCGGGAATACCCGGACCATTGTCGCTGACAAGGACGCGCAGACCCATATTGCGAGATCCCCAATTGCGTCCGTGCTTCACACGGATTTTGATCATGCCGCCACGCGGCACGGCATCCACAGCATTGACGATCAGGTTCGAAAATACTTGCCGCATCTCGCCAGGAAAGGCGGGCACAGTGACTTGGGTCTCAATCTGCGTTTCAATGTGAACACCCTTGTTCTGAGCTCCCGCCGCATATAGGCGCACAATGCTCTCCACCAGATCGGCAACACTGACATCGACAGGAGCGGCAGCTTCGCGATAAAACCCAAGCGCCTGGCGCGCAATGTATCCGATGCGATCAACTTCGCTGATCGCCATTTGTGTGTACTCATGCGCTTTATCATCGAGAGATTTGTTCTTATCCATGAGATACAAGAGGTTCGTCACTGCCTCCAGCGGATTATTGATCTCGTGGGCCATTGTTCCGGCGAGGCGTCCAGTGGCGGCAAGCTTTTCCGTTTTTCGCAACGCCTCTGCGGCACGGTTGCGTTCCGTAATGTCCCGGGCGATCGTGGAAGCGCCCGTCACCACACCGGCCGAGTTGCGAATCGGTGAAATGGAAACTGAAACTTCAACTGGCCTTCCATCCTTCCGCACCCGAACGGTTTCGAAGTGGTCGATGGACTCGCCTCGTCGCAGGATTTCGAGCAGGTCGTCAGTCTCTCTACTGCGCTCGGGAGGACTGAGCACTGAAACATGTTCTCCGACCATCTCCATCGCCGTGTAGCCATACATCTTCTCTGCGCCGCGATTCCAACTGCGAACATAACCTTCCAAGTCCTTGCTATAAATCGCATCCTCGGAGGTTTCGACAATTGACGCCAACCGAGTAAGCGCCTCTTCAGCGCGTTTTTGGTCATCGATATCCGTGAAAGTTCCCAACCAGCGCACAATTGCGCCGCGTTCGTCACGCAGTGGGAGGGCTCGACCCAAAAACCAGCGGTAGGAACCCGCAACATCGCGAACACGCAGTTCGATCGCAAGCGCCTTACCGGACGCGATCGAAGCTTGCCACGCGGCTGCCGCAGCGGAACCGTCATCAGCATTCACGCGCTCTAGCCATGGCTCCCGCGACTGACGCGCCGCCCCGATGTAGTCGAGCCAACGTTGATTAAAGTATTCGGGCTTCCCTTCGGGTGAGGTTGTCCAAACCATTTGGGGAATGGCCTCGGCAAGAACTCGGAAGTGTGCCTCTCGTTCCGCCAACTCCCGCGAGAGAACGTCGGCTCTGGAAAGAGCTTCTTCGTATACGTGGGAGATCGATAGCAACTGATAACCGCCAAACGCCGCAATGATGAAGCCCATCGATAAAGCAAGAAGAATTCCGAGCCGCGAAGTAAATCGGCTTGCTTCCCGAGAGGATTCCAGATAAGAGGCGCGTCGTTCCTTTTGGCTTGAGACCAGACGCGAGAGCTCCTCCCGAATGTTGTGAATGATCCTGTCTTCCCCGGAGCCAGCGCGGAAAGTCGCAGGTAGAGTCCGACTTCGCATCGCTTGTTCTGCGACACGTCGCCACTGTTCAACGGAATTCCGAAGCTGCTCTACCTGTTGTGATTCTGTATCTTCGTCGCGTGCCATCGACGCAAGCTGATTGAAAACAGAGTCGGCATTTTCGGAGCTCTGCCGATATTGATCAACCAAGCTCAAATCACCGGTGTTAACGTACCCGCGAAGCTCCATGTTCATATCGAAAATGAGATTCTGAGCTTCGAAGCTGTGAGCGATCATTTGTCCGGTGTGCTGCACCGCGCGCTCGGCAGTGATCAGGCTCCGAATCGCCCACAGCAGGGTTGCCGAAGTGATAGCCATGAGCAGCAAAGGCAGGCCCACCATTAGCTGTAATGCGCGCCGAAAGCGTTCCCGATTCGGAGAAACTGTTACACTCGTCACAAGTCGGCGCACAATTCCGAGTTGGGGAGCCGGCGGTGAAATATCCGCCGAAGGACGTCCCGGAGATTCTGCCGAGAATTTGCGAGCTTCTGAGGCTTTGGACACACCGGGACCTGGCGAAGGAGATGCGAACCACAGTATCTTAGCTTAGCTTTCCCGTGTCCGTGGTGCGGAGTGGGCGGCTGGACAGCCTGTCTCCGTACGTCTTCGGCAGCTACTTTCCAATGCAGAAAGTGGTGAAGATTAGACTCAGGATGTCATCCGTGGTGGTTTCTCCAGTGATGGAATCGAGCGGCCGAAGCGAGTTATAAAGATCCATCAGCAACATTTCGTGAGGCGTGCGATTACGAACTGCTCCTTCCGCATTTTTCAGAGCCAACAGCGACTCCTCGATCAGGTTCCTTTGTCTTAGATTGGTTAGGAATCCGCCCTCCGGTGGAGTTGCCGAGTTTCCCCCAAGTTCTGCTATCAGTCGTTCCCGAAGCATTTCGATCCCCTCACCCGTAACAGCGGAGGTGCTGACTTCTGGCATGTGATTATCAGCAAATCTGCTGTAATCGCTGCCTCGACCCAAGTCAGCTTTGTTTCGAACCAGGATTCGCTTGCGACCGGAAGTAGCTTGAAGCAGCCGTTCTTCCTCGTCCATGTGTTGCGATGAAGTGTTGTCCGTCACTATGAGCACAAGATCAGCGTCAGCGAGCGCCTCGTAGGACTTGCGGATCCCAATCGCCTCTACCTCGTCAGCGTTGCTGCGAATGCCTGCGGTATCGATGAGCCGGATCGGAATTCCAATCACAGACACGGTTTCAGTAACCAAATCGCGTGTCGTTCCGGGAATCGCAGTAACAATTGCGCGCTCCCGCTGCACGAGGCGGTTAAACAGACTCGACTTGCCAACGTTCGGACGCCCAACAATGGCAAGTGTGAGTCCCTCATGTACCACCCGACCATACGCGAACGATTGCGCAAGAGATTCGAGCGGCATCTGAATTTGCGAGATTCTTGCCAGAATTTGGTCGTCTGGAAGGATCGCAACGTCATCTTCCGCGAAATCGATTCCCGCTTCGAGCAATGCAATCACATCGACTAACTGTTTCTTAATTGGCTTAACCCGTCGTGAGAGAGCTCCCTCCAGCTGTTGTGCAGCAACTTTGGCCTGGAATAGAGTTTGCGACTCAATTAGATCGCGTACGGCTTCGGCCTGAGTAAGATCAATGCGGCCGTGAAGGAATCCCCGCATCGTGAACTCCCCCGGCTCGGCCAACCGCGCTCCTCGCGCCAGTGCCTGCTCGACGATGTACTCCAGCACAACCGGCGAACCGTGCGCTGATATTTCGACGATGTCTTCTGTCGTGTACGAATGGGGTTTCTCGAAAAACGTGACCACAACTTCGTCGATACGATCTCCAGTGTTCGTGTCGACGAGTTCCCCAAACGTGGCATGTCCCGTTGCGAGAGGATACTTAAGTCGAAGCAGTGGAGTTGCAATCTCCAGCGATGCGGGTCCACTCAGCCGAACGACGCCAATTCCCCCGCGGCCGGGCGGCGTGGAGACGGCAACGATGGTGTCGTCAAGGTGCACTCTGGAATTCTAACGAGCGGCACGGCCGAGCAGGAACCCTGATACATGACTAACCACTAGTCTAAACTCATGAATCTAAAGAGTTAAATCCTGCAACTTTTAGCTATTTGCCTGGTCTGAATAGAATAGAGGAGAGGTGGTTCCCATGAAGTGTACCGTTCTGGTGATGCTCGCACTGGCGACGTTGGTAGCTGTAGGCGCAGCTCAAGTGACATTTCTTGATACGCCAGTCGCTGACAAGAATCAGGATCAGGGCCGTAATGTGACCGGCCAGGTAATGACAAAGGCTGAGACGCCGCTCCCAGATGCCGTCGTGTACCTGAAGAACACCAAGACTCTGACGATCAAGAGCTTCATCACCGAGAAAGACGGAGGATACCGCTTTCACGGACTTTCGCCCAATATCGACTACGAGATCTACGCGGACTACCAGGGCCAGAAAAGCGGCACCAAGACAATCAGCTCGTTCGATAACCGGAACAACATTACGCTTAACATCCGGATCGACACTAGACAATAGGGACGGGGAACACATCACAGCGGACAGAGAAAGACTTGGTTGCTGACGTCCTTCTAGTGACCTGAGTCTCTTTATTCTCTTGCGTTTTACTCGCGAAGTAGCCCCGCGCTTGAAGTTCCCGATTATTTCCATCTCACTCGGCCATTTTCCTTTTCTTTGTTCCTTTTCCCTATCCCCTACTTTCTCGGGATGAAATCAGCTTCATCTCCGGTTTACAGAGATGAAACAACTCCACATGGTCATGCGTTTGGCGCTTTCAGGGTTCGACTGGCGCACTCTCTCCATGCCTGAACCGTGTGAGGTTTGTTTAAGAACGTCAAAGATTGCCGAGGTTTTATGGCCGCATCAACTGCTAATGCCTTTGTCCAGCCGAATGGAAACTTTCAACCCGAGGTCCGGGAGTATCCGAAAAAGATCGTTATCCGTTCTCAGAATCGAATCTTTCTTCAGACGGTCTGCGAGATCGACCACCTCTCGGCCGCCGCTAACTACGTGCAAATCCATAGCAACGGCCAGAGTTTTCGCATCCGTTCGACGATCAACGCGATCGAACAGCGTCTCGATCCAAAGAAATTCGGGCGCGTTCATCGTTGCACCATCGTGAACTTCGATTTCGTAAAGGAGTTCCAACCGCTGCAGCGGGGCGATTACCTGCTCGTGCTCAACGATGGGAGTCAGCTGAAGATGAGCCGGCGCCATCGCGATCAACTCGAAAAGCTGGCTTGTCTGTCCAGTAATCATCTGGTGAAATACGGGAGTGCCGGCAACGAAAATACAGGATTTGCTTCGGCAAATCCCATCTGTGGACGAGGTTCTTCGCTCGTCTAGTCTGACAGGTGCATTGCGGCGTGAGGGCCGTGCCGCCACGAGCGACGCGGTCCGAACCGTTCTTGAGCGCCTACGTCGTGAGATCACGGCCGGCGGCCTCGATGAAATCGCAATTCAGATCGCAGTAGAAGGAATTCCAGAAGCTGTTGAGCGCGAGCTGCGGCGATCTCTTGATTACTCTCTGCGCAGAGTAATCAACGCTACCGGCGTCATTCTCCATACGAACCTTGGACGCGCGCCTCTCTCCCAGGAAACGATCGAACATCTTTCGGAGATCGCGACTGGTTATTCCAATTTGGAATTCGACTTAGTCACGGGCGAACGTGGACGTCGCGATGTGCACGTGCAGCGTCTCCTGGATCTCCTGCTCGCGGATCATCACTACGAAGACACCGAGAATTCCACTCCTGAGGCGATCGTCGTAAACAACTGTGCTGCTGCAGTATTGCTCGCGCTCAACGCGCTGGCAGAGGGTGGCGACGTCATCGTCTCGCGCGGTGAGCTAGTGGAGATCGGCGGTTCGTTTCGCGTGCCCGACGTGATGGCCAAATCGGGTGCGCGGCTTCGTGAAGTGGGCACTACAAACCGCACGCGCCTCTCGGACTACGAGAGGGCTATTACCGAGAACACGCGTCTGCTGCTTCGTGTACATCGCTCAAATTTCGCGATGATCGGGTTTACTGAGCAACCTGCATCCCAGGAGCTTGTTGAGTTAGGCCGCAGCCGCGGAATTCCTGTAATGGAAGATCTCGGTAACGGTTTGCTGGTAGATCTCGCGAGTGCCGGCGTCCAAGGCGAATATGGACTGCACGAGAGTCTGCGCGCCGGTGTTGACGTAGTCTGCGTCAGTGGAGACAAGCTGCTTGGGGGTCCGCAAGCGGGCGTAGTCGCCGGACGGAGAGAGCTCATCAAGCGTATTCGTGCCAACCCGTTGTTCCGAGCGCTGCGTGTCGACAAATTGACTTACGCGGCGCTTGAGTCGACGCTGCTCGCTTACGTA
Above is a genomic segment from Acidobacteriota bacterium containing:
- a CDS encoding tRNA uridine-5-carboxymethylaminomethyl(34) synthesis GTPase MnmE — protein: MHLDDTIVAVSTPPGRGGIGVVRLSGPASLEIATPLLRLKYPLATGHATFGELVDTNTGDRIDEVVVTFFEKPHSYTTEDIVEISAHGSPVVLEYIVEQALARGARLAEPGEFTMRGFLHGRIDLTQAEAVRDLIESQTLFQAKVAAQQLEGALSRRVKPIKKQLVDVIALLEAGIDFAEDDVAILPDDQILARISQIQMPLESLAQSFAYGRVVHEGLTLAIVGRPNVGKSSLFNRLVQRERAIVTAIPGTTRDLVTETVSVIGIPIRLIDTAGIRSNADEVEAIGIRKSYEALADADLVLIVTDNTSSQHMDEEERLLQATSGRKRILVRNKADLGRGSDYSRFADNHMPEVSTSAVTGEGIEMLRERLIAELGGNSATPPEGGFLTNLRQRNLIEESLLALKNAEGAVRNRTPHEMLLMDLYNSLRPLDSITGETTTDDILSLIFTTFCIGK
- a CDS encoding carboxypeptidase regulatory-like domain-containing protein; amino-acid sequence: MKCTVLVMLALATLVAVGAAQVTFLDTPVADKNQDQGRNVTGQVMTKAETPLPDAVVYLKNTKTLTIKSFITEKDGGYRFHGLSPNIDYEIYADYQGQKSGTKTISSFDNRNNITLNIRIDTRQ
- a CDS encoding L-seryl-tRNA(Sec) selenium transferase — translated: MPATKIQDLLRQIPSVDEVLRSSSLTGALRREGRAATSDAVRTVLERLRREITAGGLDEIAIQIAVEGIPEAVERELRRSLDYSLRRVINATGVILHTNLGRAPLSQETIEHLSEIATGYSNLEFDLVTGERGRRDVHVQRLLDLLLADHHYEDTENSTPEAIVVNNCAAAVLLALNALAEGGDVIVSRGELVEIGGSFRVPDVMAKSGARLREVGTTNRTRLSDYERAITENTRLLLRVHRSNFAMIGFTEQPASQELVELGRSRGIPVMEDLGNGLLVDLASAGVQGEYGLHESLRAGVDVVCVSGDKLLGGPQAGVVAGRRELIKRIRANPLFRALRVDKLTYAALESTLLAYVKRDYSAIPALRMIYTPRSEIRSRAQSFVARLSSIPGVHAEIAEGKSLIGGGTAPTATLPTFLVALTSDHHTSEQLLSRLRSQLPPVIARIEDDRLVLDLRTVFTEDDNATAAALAATTAQPSPAVSK